In a single window of the Terriglobales bacterium genome:
- a CDS encoding DUF1697 domain-containing protein → MQKSTDKMTYVGLLRGINVAGHGTVKMEELRKACLGMGFDEVRTYLQSGNMIFKAPADTPAQLSDKIKEMLLRKFRLAVTVIVKTPEELLHIIERNPFLKQRGIDASKLHVTFLARVPEDAALKSLQRLSAAPDQFRCSGKDIYLYCPDGYGRSKLSNNAFEKLLAVSATTRNWNTVTKLHELSGV, encoded by the coding sequence ATGCAGAAGTCCACGGACAAAATGACGTACGTAGGCTTGCTTCGCGGGATCAACGTCGCGGGACACGGCACGGTCAAGATGGAGGAGCTCCGCAAAGCCTGCCTCGGCATGGGCTTCGATGAGGTGAGAACTTACTTGCAGAGCGGAAACATGATTTTCAAAGCGCCCGCCGATACGCCAGCGCAATTGTCAGACAAGATCAAAGAAATGCTTCTGCGGAAGTTCCGTCTTGCGGTCACTGTCATCGTGAAAACACCGGAGGAATTGTTGCACATAATCGAGAGAAATCCGTTTTTGAAGCAACGCGGCATTGATGCTTCCAAACTTCACGTGACTTTCTTGGCACGTGTCCCGGAGGACGCGGCCTTGAAATCGCTTCAGCGGTTGAGTGCAGCTCCCGATCAGTTCCGCTGTTCAGGCAAGGACATTTACTTGTACTGTCCGGATGGCTATGGCAGGAGCAAATTGTCCAATAACGCATTCGAGAAGCTGCTTGCCGTCAGCGCAACCACACGCAATTGGAACACCGTGACCAAGTTGCACGAATTAAGCGGAGTTTAA
- a CDS encoding DUF2721 domain-containing protein, whose protein sequence is MQVTIPGNNPFAILTAVVAPAILTNASSVLALGTSNRLARVVDRTRVVASHLANLEPGGAEHNAWSAQLDGLQVRAQLLVRALRAVYASLGLFASAALVSVLGSIVAYYGSQITFKIAVTLNLLTGIAAVLGLATGCTLMVRETRLAVQGLTEEAKLAGGARR, encoded by the coding sequence ATGCAAGTCACCATTCCGGGAAATAACCCGTTCGCTATACTGACCGCGGTTGTGGCCCCAGCCATCCTTACCAACGCCTCTTCGGTGCTGGCGCTGGGGACGAGCAATCGCTTGGCACGAGTGGTGGACCGCACCCGCGTGGTCGCCTCACATCTCGCTAACCTCGAACCCGGCGGGGCAGAGCACAACGCGTGGTCGGCGCAACTGGATGGTCTTCAAGTGCGGGCCCAGCTCTTAGTAAGGGCGTTGAGGGCTGTCTATGCTTCTCTAGGTTTGTTCGCCTCCGCAGCACTCGTCTCAGTGCTCGGTTCCATCGTGGCCTATTACGGTAGCCAAATAACGTTTAAGATAGCGGTCACTCTCAACTTATTGACAGGGATCGCAGCGGTGCTCGGCCTCGCTACCGGGTGCACATTAATGGTTCGTGAGACCAGACTTGCAGTTCAGGGTTTGACGGAAGAAGCCAAGCTCGCCGGGGGAGCGCGTCGGTAG